A window of the Williamsia phyllosphaerae genome harbors these coding sequences:
- the def gene encoding peptide deformylase, with protein sequence MSVVPIRLFGDPVLRTRAAEVTDFGPELGRLIDDMFETMDRHNGAGLAATQIGVESRVFVFNCGGMRGHIVNPVFTVEGDDTQTGPEGCLSIPGIQASCTRAAVVTVSGVNRDGVPLHFTAEDIVARAIQHETDHLDGVLFLQRLEPTIRKGAMRAVRESEWFAAGVTSSDDPGAYPTTWVHEPDEAGMTPSRVAE encoded by the coding sequence GTGTCGGTGGTGCCCATCCGGTTGTTCGGTGATCCGGTGCTGCGCACCCGCGCGGCTGAGGTCACCGACTTCGGTCCCGAGCTCGGTCGCCTGATCGACGACATGTTCGAGACCATGGACCGGCACAACGGTGCGGGCCTCGCCGCGACGCAGATCGGTGTCGAGTCCCGGGTCTTCGTCTTCAACTGCGGGGGGATGCGCGGACACATCGTCAACCCGGTCTTCACGGTCGAGGGCGACGACACCCAGACCGGTCCGGAGGGCTGCCTGTCGATCCCGGGGATCCAGGCGTCCTGCACCCGTGCGGCGGTCGTGACGGTCAGCGGCGTCAACCGCGACGGCGTCCCGCTGCACTTCACCGCCGAGGACATCGTCGCCCGCGCGATCCAGCACGAGACCGACCATCTCGACGGTGTGCTCTTCCTGCAGCGCCTCGAGCCCACGATCCGCAAGGGCGCGATGCGCGCGGTCCGGGAATCGGAGTGGTTCGCCGCGGGTGTCACCAGCAGCGACGACCCCGGCGCGTACCCGACGACGTGGGTACACGAGCCCGACGAGGCCGGTATGACGCCCAGCAGGGTCGCCGAGTGA